The sequence GATCGTCTGTGCCGGCAAGGCGACGTTCCATATCCGCGCCTCCTGGAGCAGGCCGTGAAGGTACTCTGCCGTGTCTGGCCGTTCCCGTCCGAACGCAACGTCATAGGTCGTCGTGCCGATCGAGCCCGTCTGCGCCGCGCTCGCCACTGGCTCGCCGTTCAGATAGATCATCATGTTCGAACCGTCGTACACTGCGGCGACGCGATACCAGCGCCGCATCGTCAGCGCCGGGCCATAGAGATGGACGACCGTGCCCGACCCGTTTTTCAGGCTAAATCGAATCAGATCGTTGAATGTTATGCCCACCGCCCATCGCCGATTCCATCCGCCGTGCGTGATAAAGTAGCCGTCCGTTGGCGTCGA is a genomic window of Armatimonadota bacterium containing:
- a CDS encoding LamG domain-containing protein, yielding MAIPNRFQHDTSLIEPMRGNDWSPALFFDGADDYILAPNATDLNFTTNLTVEIAFAAISTPTDGYFITHGGWNRRWAVGITFNDLIRFSLKNGSGTVVHLYGPALTMRRWYRVAAVYDGSNMMIYLNGEPVASAAQTGSIGTTTYDVAFGRERPDTAEYLHGLLQEARIWNVALPAQTIKGLMRQRLMGTEPGLVRYWRCNEGNGGSIANLTGSGGAGTLFGPLWRWRDGWL